The following are from one region of the Blastocatellia bacterium genome:
- a CDS encoding ATP-binding protein translates to MNNSSRKVKLVTGLLLGLSVVLITLLHYHTMAGGNFLLHEVSQRLYYVPIVYAAYAFGVRGGLSISLLSGAVYLMHISEHGHDPQAAILNQYAEVFMFQVVGVVTGLLAGAERRQRRRFEKASADLAAAYQELRDTVSLLIRADRLKSVGEVAAAIVHEIRNPLSAIKGAAQIIEKEIPQDSPRRRFTAVIEEEVDRLNKLVSEFLTFARPRQPEKRPSNLNHLIESVITFTSKEATKRGVRLVPKLDEHLPAVEVDAEQIRQVLLNLILNAIHAMPEGGVVEVCSKRIGEVIELSVRDYGTGIDPAIRDKIFDPFFTTKPEGSGLGLSVAYGLIKQHDGEIELGALNGPGSLFIIKLPLTTSGAAKPVEPDGHGSNMLPESATVGGRLKGHDE, encoded by the coding sequence ATGAACAACTCATCGCGAAAAGTAAAGCTGGTGACGGGGCTGCTCCTGGGCTTGAGCGTGGTCCTCATCACGCTCTTGCATTACCACACAATGGCTGGCGGAAACTTTCTTCTGCATGAAGTATCACAGCGCCTCTATTATGTCCCCATCGTTTACGCGGCCTACGCGTTCGGCGTTAGGGGGGGCCTCAGCATATCGCTGCTGAGCGGGGCGGTCTACCTGATGCACATATCCGAGCACGGGCATGACCCGCAGGCCGCCATCCTCAACCAGTATGCCGAAGTATTCATGTTCCAGGTTGTCGGCGTCGTGACCGGCCTCCTCGCCGGCGCCGAACGGCGACAGCGGCGGCGGTTCGAGAAAGCGTCTGCCGACCTAGCCGCGGCCTACCAGGAATTGAGAGACACGGTGAGCTTGTTGATCCGCGCCGACCGGTTGAAGTCGGTCGGCGAAGTTGCCGCCGCCATCGTGCATGAAATCAGAAACCCTCTCAGCGCGATCAAAGGGGCGGCGCAGATCATCGAAAAAGAGATTCCTCAAGACAGCCCGAGGCGCCGCTTCACCGCCGTCATCGAGGAGGAGGTGGACCGCCTGAACAAGCTGGTGAGTGAATTCTTAACTTTCGCCAGGCCGCGCCAGCCCGAAAAACGACCGTCGAACCTTAACCATCTCATTGAGTCCGTCATCACCTTCACCTCCAAAGAAGCGACCAAGCGCGGCGTCAGGCTCGTGCCGAAGCTTGACGAGCACCTTCCCGCCGTTGAGGTTGACGCGGAGCAGATCAGGCAGGTGTTGTTGAACTTGATACTCAACGCGATCCACGCGATGCCGGAAGGCGGCGTTGTCGAAGTTTGCAGCAAGCGCATCGGGGAAGTCATAGAGTTGTCCGTGCGCGATTACGGCACGGGCATTGATCCGGCCATACGGGACAAAATATTCGACCCGTTCTTCACCACGAAGCCTGAAGGTTCGGGCCTGGGGCTGTCCGTAGCTTATGGCCTGATCAAACAGCACGACGGTGAAATCGAACTCGGCGCACTCAATGGTCCAGGCAGCCTGTTTATCATAAAGCTTCCGCTCACGACAAGTGGCGCAGCCAAGCCGGTAGAACCCGACGGTCATGGCAGCAATATGCTTCCTGAGTCGGCGACTGTGGGGGGACGATTGAAAGGCCATGATGAGTAA
- a CDS encoding ABC transporter ATP-binding protein, which translates to MAFVAVEQVSKVYGGERGASGVRVLSGVSVEVEEGEFISLMGPSGSGKSTLLTIVAAMNQPSEGRVLVDGIDVYGLSDERRADFRREYLGFVFQQHHLLPYLNALENVMLPLATTPLPSKEKRARAIEVLEKVGLGDKGVRLPNQLSGGEQGRLAIARAIVNQPPLILADEPTGALDTRTGQEIMEVFLSLNVQGQTIFLVTHNPDNARLADRTIHIRDDRMVTESAVQTATAG; encoded by the coding sequence ATGGCTTTTGTGGCGGTTGAACAGGTCAGCAAGGTTTATGGCGGGGAGCGTGGGGCGTCGGGCGTGCGGGTGCTTTCCGGCGTCAGCGTCGAAGTCGAAGAGGGCGAATTCATTTCTCTGATGGGGCCTTCAGGGTCAGGCAAAAGTACGCTGCTCACGATAGTCGCGGCGATGAATCAACCTTCCGAGGGGAGGGTCTTAGTGGATGGCATTGACGTATACGGACTGTCAGACGAGCGCCGTGCTGATTTTCGGCGGGAATACTTGGGCTTCGTCTTCCAGCAGCACCACCTGTTGCCTTACCTGAATGCTCTCGAGAACGTGATGTTACCGCTCGCCACGACACCCCTTCCCTCGAAAGAGAAGCGTGCCCGCGCCATTGAGGTATTGGAGAAGGTCGGCCTCGGAGATAAAGGGGTTCGTTTGCCGAATCAACTCTCCGGAGGAGAGCAAGGGAGACTTGCCATTGCTCGCGCCATCGTCAACCAGCCTCCGCTGATCCTGGCAGACGAACCAACAGGCGCGCTCGACACTAGAACCGGTCAGGAAATCATGGAAGTCTTTTTAAGTCTCAACGTTCAAGGGCAGACCATCTTCCTGGTGACTCATAACCCGGATAATGCCCGCCTCGCTGACCGGACCATTCATATAAGGGATGATCGCATGGTAACGGAGTCCGCCGTTCAGACCGCGACCGCCGGGTGA
- a CDS encoding FtsX-like permease family protein: MRITTIAFANLKRRKGKAIFLSVGISIGIGTAVALLSLSGSIKEEIGAQLDRFGANIIVLPQSNSLSLDYGGITVSGVSFDVHQLADEDAKKILEIPYNNRLSLISPKLLSVINVEGQQVLLAGVDFKSEMVLKRWWHIVGRKPEGDGDVLVGYEAARALSLVGPEPRSHVQTVSSMPDMPEMAAHDGGTRGGFEITKDKLQIAGREHRVVGVLAPTGGPDDRIIFGALPHVQSLLNKPGQLSLIEVSALCKDCPVGDIVTQISEKLPHAKVSAIQQSVRARTETVERLTRFSAAVAAVVLAIGALMIFTTMMGAVVERTKEIGVLRAIGFRRTHIVKGLVIEVAAISVVGGLFGWAAGTLASWLALPYFAETGVAFHIQPVLALVAIVAAVMIGVLSSFYPIIRASRLDPSEAVRYV, from the coding sequence ATGCGAATCACTACAATCGCCTTTGCCAACCTCAAACGTCGCAAGGGTAAGGCCATATTCCTCTCCGTCGGCATCAGTATCGGCATTGGCACCGCCGTCGCGCTCCTGAGCCTGAGCGGCTCAATCAAGGAAGAGATCGGTGCCCAGCTCGACCGCTTCGGGGCAAACATCATCGTGCTGCCACAATCCAACAGCCTTTCACTCGACTATGGAGGAATCACCGTATCCGGCGTTTCGTTCGACGTTCACCAACTGGCCGACGAAGACGCTAAAAAGATTCTGGAGATTCCATACAACAACCGCCTGAGCCTCATCTCACCAAAGTTACTGAGCGTTATAAACGTTGAAGGCCAGCAGGTACTGCTCGCCGGGGTCGATTTCAAAAGCGAGATGGTGTTGAAGCGGTGGTGGCACATCGTCGGGCGGAAGCCTGAGGGCGACGGCGACGTGCTGGTCGGCTACGAGGCCGCGCGGGCGCTTTCGCTGGTCGGACCCGAGCCGCGATCCCACGTACAAACTGTTTCAAGTATGCCCGACATGCCTGAGATGGCGGCGCACGACGGCGGAACCCGGGGCGGATTTGAAATCACGAAAGACAAGCTACAGATTGCGGGGCGTGAACACCGGGTCGTGGGCGTTCTGGCTCCGACGGGTGGCCCGGACGACCGCATCATCTTCGGCGCGCTCCCACACGTCCAGTCGCTTTTGAACAAGCCCGGACAGTTGAGCCTGATCGAAGTAAGCGCGCTGTGCAAGGACTGTCCCGTCGGCGACATCGTCACGCAGATCAGCGAGAAGCTGCCCCACGCGAAAGTATCAGCCATTCAGCAGTCGGTCCGCGCCCGCACCGAAACCGTCGAGCGGCTCACGCGATTTTCAGCCGCCGTGGCCGCGGTCGTTCTCGCCATCGGCGCGCTGATGATCTTCACGACGATGATGGGGGCAGTGGTCGAGCGCACGAAAGAAATCGGCGTGCTGCGCGCCATCGGATTTCGCAGGACTCACATCGTCAAAGGACTTGTCATCGAAGTCGCGGCAATCAGCGTCGTCGGCGGGCTTTTTGGATGGGCGGCAGGAACGCTCGCAAGCTGGCTGGCCTTGCCATATTTTGCGGAAACCGGTGTGGCCTTTCATATCCAGCCGGTGCTGGCCCTAGTCGCGATTGTTGCAGCAGTGATGATCGGCGTGCTGAGCAGCTTTTATCCCATCATTAGGGCTTCGCGTCTCGACCCGTCCGAAGCCGTGCGATACGTATAA
- a CDS encoding DUF2318 domain-containing protein, giving the protein MSKQVPFHTDPSREKKRAEFASPTPRKKRLSPILLIALAAIVGLGAYLAFGGSGDHPRSASVVNTGQNASQSAAGIGDIKIPLADLVGGKAKFFDYALSNKTPVRFFALKSADGTYRAAMDACEVCFHAKKGYHQEGDDMVCNNCGKHFPTALVGEVNGGCHPIGLQRAVEGDQLVIKASELESRGEYFQ; this is encoded by the coding sequence ATGAGTAAGCAAGTCCCATTTCACACAGACCCATCTCGTGAGAAGAAACGCGCCGAGTTCGCATCACCGACACCGCGCAAGAAGCGTTTATCCCCTATTTTATTAATCGCCCTGGCTGCCATTGTTGGACTCGGCGCTTACCTGGCATTCGGCGGATCGGGCGATCACCCCCGATCTGCTTCTGTCGTCAACACGGGCCAGAACGCATCTCAAAGCGCAGCCGGCATCGGCGATATAAAGATACCGCTCGCGGACCTCGTCGGCGGCAAGGCGAAGTTTTTCGATTACGCCCTGTCGAACAAAACTCCGGTGCGCTTCTTCGCGCTCAAGAGCGCGGACGGAACCTACAGGGCGGCGATGGATGCCTGCGAGGTCTGCTTCCATGCGAAGAAAGGCTATCACCAGGAAGGCGATGACATGGTCTGCAACAACTGCGGCAAACATTTTCCGACCGCGCTCGTCGGCGAGGTTAACGGCGGCTGTCATCCAATCGGTTTACAGCGCGCCGTCGAAGGCGACCAACTGGTAATTAAAGCGAGCGAGCTTGAAAGCCGCGGCGAGTATTTTCAATGA
- a CDS encoding copper oxidase, translating to MNKSRRNFFLRSSAIVGTGLIAGKSVAAQHEHHMQPQPQAPKKEAPAQPQAPPKVKMAEAPAGNVPVITPDVARLPWKMEGGVKVFNLTAEVVKREIMPANSMGPAKVLDLWGYNGSVPGPTIEVNEGDRVRVVFRNNLPEDSTIHWHGLEIPIEMDGMPYISQPPVKPGQTFVYEFTVHQKGTFFYHSHGAMQEMMGMIGFFIIHPKKPYDPPVHKDFAIVLQEFAALPNNNVPNSMSMEFNWLTMNGRAAPATTPMIIKLGERVRIRLINIGMDHHPIHLHGNQFYVTGTEGGRIPQSAWYPGNTVLVGVAQARDIEFDAIYPGDWMLHCHLPHHMMNNMVSMVGPMAHAGHGMHTGAGMEEGIGMVREGSATSENLGPALGRGMGITADREKATSNVVGQQQQMSGHDMSQHQMSGDQSMETKKLVPGYPQDDMMMMMVIDEAVAKPETNGLAPGWSAGLQGMMSLVRVLPPDQYDKLMTDIKDGRVEQNKPQPEHKHSGG from the coding sequence ATGAATAAGAGCAGACGCAATTTCTTTTTACGCAGCTCGGCGATTGTCGGGACCGGCCTGATCGCCGGTAAGTCGGTAGCCGCCCAGCACGAGCATCACATGCAGCCTCAGCCGCAAGCCCCGAAAAAGGAAGCTCCGGCGCAGCCGCAGGCCCCGCCAAAAGTCAAAATGGCTGAGGCCCCTGCCGGCAACGTGCCCGTCATCACGCCCGACGTGGCCAGGCTCCCTTGGAAGATGGAAGGCGGTGTGAAGGTGTTTAACCTCACGGCGGAGGTCGTCAAGCGCGAAATCATGCCGGCTAATTCAATGGGGCCAGCAAAGGTGCTCGACCTCTGGGGCTACAACGGCAGCGTGCCCGGCCCGACCATCGAGGTCAATGAAGGCGACCGCGTCAGGGTGGTCTTCAGGAACAACCTTCCCGAAGACTCTACCATCCACTGGCACGGTCTGGAGATTCCAATCGAGATGGACGGCATGCCTTACATCAGCCAGCCGCCGGTCAAGCCGGGCCAGACATTCGTCTATGAATTCACTGTTCACCAGAAGGGGACGTTCTTCTATCACTCGCACGGGGCGATGCAGGAGATGATGGGGATGATCGGGTTTTTCATCATCCACCCTAAGAAGCCTTATGACCCGCCGGTGCATAAGGACTTCGCCATCGTCTTGCAGGAGTTTGCCGCGCTGCCGAACAACAACGTGCCGAACTCGATGTCGATGGAGTTCAACTGGCTAACGATGAACGGCAGGGCGGCGCCGGCGACCACGCCGATGATCATCAAGCTCGGCGAGCGCGTGCGCATCCGGCTGATCAACATCGGCATGGACCATCACCCGATTCACCTTCACGGAAACCAGTTCTACGTCACGGGCACCGAAGGCGGGCGCATCCCGCAATCGGCATGGTATCCGGGCAACACGGTGCTGGTTGGCGTGGCGCAGGCGCGCGACATCGAGTTCGACGCCATCTATCCTGGTGACTGGATGCTGCACTGCCACCTGCCGCACCACATGATGAACAACATGGTGTCGATGGTCGGGCCGATGGCGCACGCCGGCCACGGCATGCACACCGGCGCGGGGATGGAAGAAGGCATAGGCATGGTAAGGGAAGGCAGTGCCACGTCAGAGAACCTCGGCCCCGCGCTGGGTCGCGGCATGGGCATCACGGCGGACCGCGAGAAGGCCACCTCGAACGTGGTCGGGCAGCAGCAGCAAATGTCCGGTCATGACATGTCCCAGCACCAGATGTCCGGCGACCAATCCATGGAAACCAAGAAGCTCGTTCCCGGCTATCCGCAGGACGACATGATGATGATGATGGTCATAGACGAGGCGGTGGCCAAGCCCGAAACCAATGGGCTTGCGCCTGGGTGGTCGGCCGGGCTTCAAGGGATGATGTCGCTCGTTCGTGTGCTCCCACCCGACCAGTACGACAAGCTGATGACCGACATAAAGGATGGCCGCGTCGAGCAGAATAAGCCGCAGCCGGAGCACAAGCATTCCGGGGGGTAA
- a CDS encoding TolC family protein: protein MSEMQHQPGGPPAQATPQQPQNTQQESNPHAGHQMQTPATQAQQTTPPGPVMTLADVERTALQNNPTLAQAESAIRAAQGRRRQAGLWPNPTVGYQGEEFAFRAFGDKSEHFAFIEQTIPLGGKLKKSQRIFEREVQQAEIEATAQKARVLNTVRMLYYETLGAQQMVDLRTELARIARDAVKTTSELLNVGQADRPDHLEAEIESQQVELELESARNNLRQVWQLLASVIGTPAMSPMRLAGNLEENLPTLDQETLMATLLQESPEIKRARVEVERAQAVLARAKAERIPDLFLRGGIGYSSEFLETANGATGRRTGPEANVQIGITLPVFNRNQGGIAAAEAELAIAEREMTRLELSLRVRLAQAFRDYNNAADAVRRYREVILPRAERAYNLYLASFRQMAASYPQVLISQRTMFQVREQYLNALVELKQNAIQLEGFLLTGGLDAPRFQSAEPARVEMTGVRSGGQGSADHVENRRP, encoded by the coding sequence ATGTCGGAGATGCAGCATCAGCCTGGCGGGCCGCCTGCGCAAGCGACGCCCCAACAGCCTCAGAACACGCAGCAAGAGAGCAATCCGCATGCGGGCCACCAGATGCAAACGCCGGCCACGCAAGCGCAACAGACAACTCCGCCCGGTCCTGTGATGACGCTTGCCGATGTGGAACGGACGGCGTTGCAGAACAACCCGACGCTCGCCCAGGCGGAGTCGGCGATCCGCGCCGCCCAGGGGAGGAGGAGACAGGCCGGCCTGTGGCCGAATCCGACGGTGGGTTATCAGGGCGAGGAGTTTGCCTTCCGCGCTTTCGGGGACAAGAGCGAGCACTTCGCTTTCATAGAACAGACCATCCCTCTGGGCGGAAAGCTCAAAAAGAGTCAGCGCATATTCGAGCGCGAGGTCCAACAGGCCGAGATCGAAGCCACTGCCCAGAAGGCGCGCGTCCTCAACACCGTGCGTATGCTCTACTACGAGACTTTGGGGGCGCAGCAGATGGTTGACCTCCGCACCGAGCTCGCCAGGATCGCGCGCGACGCGGTGAAGACCACGTCCGAGTTGTTGAACGTCGGCCAAGCCGATAGGCCGGACCACCTGGAAGCCGAGATCGAGTCACAACAGGTCGAGCTTGAGCTTGAGAGCGCGAGAAACAACCTCCGGCAGGTCTGGCAGTTGCTCGCGTCGGTTATCGGGACGCCGGCGATGTCACCGATGCGATTGGCCGGCAATCTCGAAGAAAATCTCCCGACCCTGGACCAGGAGACGCTCATGGCCACCTTGCTACAGGAAAGCCCGGAGATCAAGCGGGCGCGGGTTGAGGTTGAACGCGCACAGGCAGTTCTGGCGCGCGCCAAAGCCGAACGCATCCCCGATCTGTTCCTGCGCGGCGGTATTGGTTACAGCTCTGAATTCCTGGAAACTGCTAATGGCGCTACGGGCAGGCGCACAGGGCCGGAGGCGAATGTCCAGATAGGAATTACCCTGCCGGTCTTCAACCGCAATCAGGGCGGCATCGCCGCCGCCGAGGCTGAATTGGCCATCGCAGAGCGCGAGATGACTCGTCTTGAACTCTCCCTGCGCGTCAGGCTGGCGCAGGCTTTCAGAGACTATAACAACGCAGCGGACGCAGTGCGGCGTTACCGGGAAGTCATCCTGCCTCGCGCCGAGCGGGCATATAACCTCTACCTGGCGAGCTTCCGGCAGATGGCCGCCTCTTATCCGCAGGTGCTCATCTCGCAGCGCACCATGTTTCAGGTCAGGGAACAATATCTGAATGCCCTCGTGGAACTCAAGCAGAACGCGATTCAGTTGGAAGGCTTCCTGCTGACGGGCGGACTCGACGCGCCGCGCTTTCAATCGGCTGAACCTGCGCGGGTCGAGATGACCGGCGTGCGGTCAGGCGGACAGGGCAGCGCCGATCACGTCGAGAACCGGCGGCCCTGA
- a CDS encoding TolC family protein — protein sequence MATQWARRLAGVFTTSLSIIIIASVTTGQVPLTGAGRAPEGIISRPQSRATGEDALALTNLPRSTVALYVDPVQGASSSDLVRRALAANAELVATRLDIERGRARLQQAGLRPNPTFDFEQTTGRLTGSPGERETSIGFALPLELSGKRQRRIDLARVELQAAEAEIADRERRLIAEVRAGYAEALAAVRELQITEELIDIDLQTSRVIEVRVNEGDSAPLEHNLLRVEVERLRARRALIEGRLQGALLKLKSISGVPPGEALRLREELAAPDFSTPPDSVAAALDIALRTRPDLTLARLTEEAAQAGLRLARAQAAPDVTAFSKYTTNRSVFDDTPVGVLRDRDRLLSFGVSISIPLFNRNQGAKAEAEVVIAQARHRREFTEQMVRAEVASAYGRYEAAQAAINTFRQGVLDRSAQNIKAIRGAYEVGAFRVTDLLAEQRRFVDSQREFTEALTEYYRALADLQSAMGVPKP from the coding sequence ATGGCTACGCAATGGGCCCGCCGGCTGGCGGGGGTTTTCACCACTTCGCTTTCGATCATTATCATCGCCTCCGTGACCACTGGCCAGGTTCCTTTGACTGGTGCCGGTCGTGCGCCAGAGGGGATCATATCGCGTCCGCAGTCGCGCGCGACTGGCGAGGACGCGCTGGCTTTAACCAATCTACCCCGTTCCACGGTGGCGCTCTACGTCGACCCGGTTCAGGGTGCTTCCTCAAGTGACCTCGTGCGCCGAGCGCTTGCGGCCAACGCCGAGTTGGTTGCGACGCGGCTTGACATCGAACGCGGGCGCGCCCGCCTGCAACAGGCTGGGCTGCGGCCCAACCCGACGTTTGATTTCGAGCAGACGACCGGGCGGCTGACCGGCTCGCCCGGCGAACGCGAGACCAGCATCGGCTTCGCGCTGCCGCTCGAACTGAGCGGCAAGCGCCAGCGCCGCATCGACCTGGCGCGCGTTGAGCTTCAAGCCGCCGAGGCGGAAATCGCCGACCGCGAACGCCGGCTCATCGCTGAAGTGCGGGCGGGTTACGCCGAGGCGCTGGCCGCCGTCCGCGAGTTGCAGATCACTGAAGAGTTGATCGACATCGATCTACAGACTTCCCGCGTTATCGAGGTCCGCGTCAACGAGGGTGACTCGGCGCCGCTCGAACACAACCTGCTGCGCGTCGAGGTCGAACGGCTGCGCGCCCGCCGCGCCCTCATCGAAGGGCGGCTGCAAGGCGCGCTATTGAAACTCAAAAGCATCTCGGGCGTGCCGCCTGGTGAGGCGCTACGGCTGCGCGAAGAACTCGCCGCGCCGGACTTCTCAACGCCTCCCGATTCGGTCGCAGCCGCCCTCGACATCGCTTTGCGCACGCGACCCGACCTGACCCTGGCCCGGCTGACTGAGGAAGCAGCACAGGCGGGCTTACGCTTAGCACGTGCGCAGGCGGCACCTGACGTTACCGCCTTCAGTAAGTACACGACCAACCGCTCCGTCTTCGACGACACCCCGGTTGGCGTTCTCCGCGACCGCGATCGACTGCTTTCTTTCGGCGTGTCGATCAGCATTCCGCTCTTTAACCGCAACCAGGGGGCGAAGGCAGAGGCGGAGGTCGTCATCGCTCAGGCGCGGCACCGGCGCGAGTTCACCGAACAGATGGTTCGCGCCGAAGTGGCGAGTGCCTACGGGCGCTACGAAGCGGCGCAGGCAGCCATCAACACCTTCCGGCAAGGCGTCCTTGACCGCTCCGCTCAAAACATCAAGGCGATCCGCGGTGCTTACGAGGTTGGGGCCTTCCGTGTCACCGACCTGCTTGCGGAGCAGCGCCGCTTCGTCGATTCGCAGCGCGAATTCACAGAGGCGCTGACCGAATACTATCGCGCCCTCGCCGACCTGCAATCGGCCATGGGAGTGCCCAAGCCCTGA
- a CDS encoding efflux RND transporter periplasmic adaptor subunit, producing the protein MIDDKNLTHTDHDVERHAAGPATMLRRRNLLFIVGALVLALILALIFWPRHKSAGPSDSRAGAGAERGEKREEGAGSEVELSPEAMTAAGIEIVAVTQRPAVALMRVTGAVEANQQQTQQVTPLAPGRVERVNVALGDHVRAGAVLAIVSSPEVAEMHGKLHQAETRLALAEQNYARVQRAENRASVIQAKARLDEAEATLRRTKKLIELGAGAGKDLIAAEAAYKTAKADYDFQSNISLNREVQQARSEVETSRAEVSQLRDSLTALGAVVAEGTHSKSPHDTSIIALRAPVSGTVSERLVNAGAGIEAGKPVFTISNMTIVWVIASVPEAQVNALRVGTPAEVRSAALGQRAIAGRVAYIDTALNEETRTGRVRIEVANPGEQLKTGMFAEVGFQTGTSAAGKEAGNDLVIPDEAVQRIGERTIVFIPKDNERGHFEVRDVEVGGTLEGYHRVLSGLALGDRVVAKGSFVLKAQLLKSSLEE; encoded by the coding sequence ATGATTGACGATAAAAATTTAACCCACACAGACCATGACGTTGAACGCCACGCCGCCGGTCCGGCGACCATGTTGCGCCGGCGCAATCTCCTCTTCATCGTGGGAGCGCTCGTCCTCGCCCTCATCCTCGCGCTGATCTTCTGGCCGCGTCATAAGAGCGCTGGTCCGAGCGATTCCAGGGCGGGTGCCGGAGCCGAACGCGGCGAGAAGCGGGAGGAAGGCGCTGGCAGCGAGGTCGAGCTATCACCCGAAGCGATGACTGCCGCAGGTATTGAGATTGTCGCCGTGACCCAGCGCCCAGCCGTTGCCCTCATGCGCGTCACCGGCGCAGTCGAAGCCAACCAGCAACAGACGCAGCAGGTAACGCCGCTTGCACCTGGGCGCGTCGAGCGTGTTAATGTCGCGCTCGGCGACCATGTGCGCGCAGGAGCTGTGCTTGCCATCGTTTCCAGTCCTGAAGTGGCCGAGATGCATGGGAAGCTGCACCAGGCGGAGACGCGCCTAGCTCTGGCAGAACAAAACTACGCGCGTGTCCAGCGCGCCGAAAACCGTGCCTCGGTCATTCAGGCGAAAGCTCGCCTTGATGAAGCAGAAGCCACATTGCGCCGCACTAAAAAACTCATTGAGCTTGGCGCGGGCGCAGGTAAAGACCTCATCGCTGCCGAAGCCGCCTATAAGACGGCCAAGGCCGATTACGACTTTCAAAGCAACATTTCTCTCAACCGGGAAGTGCAGCAAGCGCGCTCCGAAGTTGAAACCTCGCGGGCAGAGGTTTCGCAGCTTCGCGACAGCCTGACCGCACTTGGAGCCGTCGTTGCAGAGGGAACTCATAGCAAAAGCCCGCATGACACTTCCATCATCGCCTTACGTGCTCCCGTTTCCGGCACGGTCTCTGAGCGGTTAGTCAATGCCGGCGCCGGCATTGAAGCGGGCAAGCCTGTCTTCACGATTTCGAACATGACGATAGTGTGGGTGATTGCGAGCGTGCCCGAGGCGCAGGTCAATGCATTGCGTGTAGGAACGCCGGCTGAAGTGCGGTCCGCCGCTCTCGGTCAGCGTGCAATCGCCGGCCGCGTCGCCTACATCGACACTGCGCTCAACGAAGAGACACGAACGGGCCGCGTGCGCATCGAGGTCGCGAATCCGGGTGAGCAGCTGAAGACTGGCATGTTTGCTGAAGTCGGATTCCAGACGGGAACGAGCGCCGCCGGCAAGGAAGCCGGTAACGACCTGGTGATCCCCGATGAGGCAGTCCAGCGAATCGGGGAACGCACCATCGTTTTTATACCCAAGGACAACGAACGAGGGCATTTCGAGGTGCGCGATGTGGAAGTCGGAGGCACGCTCGAAGGATACCATCGTGTCCTGAGCGGGCTTGCGCTGGGTGATCGAGTGGTGGCAAAGGGCAGCTTTGTACTCAAAGCGCAGCTTCTGAAGAGTTCGTTGGAGGAATAA